The Nostoc sp. 'Peltigera membranacea cyanobiont' N6 genome contains the following window.
ATGCCAATCTACAGGAATTTGCTCAACGCGTCAGCTACATTTGTAACTTAGAAACAGGTGGAAAACTGCCTCCAGGTGAAGCTTACAAACAAATAAAGGATCTATGGAAACAGTTAAAAAACTCAAAAAAAGAGCTACGAATTGGTGAAGATCCGTTTCAAGATGACGAGGGTGAGGTTAAAGGTTGAAGTTGAGAGGCGGGGATAAAGAGACAAGGGCAATAACCCATGTCCAATGACCAATAACTAAATTACTTAGTAAGCATTGTCCAAATACCATCCCATGATTCTGGAGGCGGGTTTTGTAAATAATTACGCGCACGTTCTAGATGAATATCAACAGCTTGGTCTTGGGGTTGGATGTATTTGGCGGCTTC
Protein-coding sequences here:
- a CDS encoding DUF7219 family protein; this encodes MENKIVNKDDFLYPRGRYYGQVKPENLVFNANLQEFAQRVSYICNLETGGKLPPGEAYKQIKDLWKQLKNSKKELRIGEDPFQDDEGEVKG